A genomic region of Desulfosarcina ovata subsp. ovata contains the following coding sequences:
- a CDS encoding sensor histidine kinase → MDSVSRNNRHFTHRLTIAGVAILILLAAIVIHHRFTRRMIALVSDQFNQEQIAIARSVRKLVENSLNALEKELLQIAEQNATPIVEPERLQARLQHELERMTTSGIAQIRVWDRMAGRAWVFSRGGYVEESSPVPLHANADALPETGEIRMARPPSGGTLLDMVMMTPLGPGKQRFIFFRVNLAWLLAPLVNDIRSGISGYVWIIDDQGRFLYHPYTDFIGRSAFDVRKATYPELNFVQIDRIQKEEMLAGREGTGSYQSGWHRGITGPVDKLIAFCPIYISTTPRRFWSVAVVAPTQEIAGAVGQIHRWELVSLGLMLLVVVVAAAALIGIQLRFSRRLEKLVAARTQALKRSEEKYRLLIESAEDFIFTLDDKARLNAVNSYTAHFFGSDADDLIGRSLADLLSEDVARRNIKAVKQVYATRRSVREEIEIRSVDPAVWLNANYMPLKNEAGEITTVLCIARDITESKTLQHRLVTTEKLAALGTLAAGVAHEINNPLGVILGFCDLLVRKQPPESQAYQDLKIIERQGLHCKEIVDNLLSFARDRKISEESTDLNQCLEEIIKVARHSIERQGVTVTVSIARGMPPVCGDCRQLQQVFLNLMNNAVGAMPDGGELAIDAFFEKPSRHAAVKVSDTGCGIPEADMDRIYEPFFTTKPEGQGTGLGLSVILRLDFPLFSTRDVRSAASGCLDDALIHIFRSYNMAISGR, encoded by the coding sequence ATGGACTCGGTTTCAAGAAACAATCGCCATTTTACCCATCGATTGACCATTGCCGGTGTTGCCATACTGATTCTGCTGGCGGCCATCGTCATCCACCATCGGTTCACACGGCGTATGATTGCCCTGGTGAGTGATCAGTTCAACCAAGAGCAGATTGCCATCGCCCGCAGTGTCCGCAAACTGGTGGAAAATTCACTTAACGCCCTGGAGAAGGAATTGCTCCAGATCGCTGAGCAGAACGCAACACCGATCGTTGAACCGGAACGCCTGCAGGCCCGCTTGCAGCATGAACTGGAACGAATGACCACTTCCGGTATTGCCCAAATCCGGGTATGGGACCGCATGGCCGGCCGGGCATGGGTCTTTTCCCGTGGCGGCTACGTCGAAGAATCATCACCGGTACCCCTTCATGCCAATGCCGACGCCTTGCCCGAGACCGGAGAGATCCGGATGGCCCGCCCCCCATCGGGCGGCACTCTGCTCGATATGGTGATGATGACGCCGTTGGGCCCGGGGAAGCAGCGGTTTATTTTCTTCCGTGTCAATCTGGCCTGGCTGCTGGCGCCTCTGGTCAATGACATCCGCTCCGGCATCAGTGGTTATGTGTGGATCATCGACGATCAGGGACGATTTTTATATCATCCCTACACCGATTTCATCGGTCGTAGTGCGTTCGACGTCCGCAAGGCAACCTATCCCGAACTGAATTTCGTCCAGATCGATCGCATCCAGAAAGAGGAGATGCTGGCCGGACGGGAAGGTACGGGATCCTATCAATCGGGCTGGCATCGGGGCATTACCGGCCCGGTGGACAAACTGATCGCTTTCTGCCCCATTTACATATCGACGACCCCCCGCCGGTTCTGGAGCGTCGCCGTGGTTGCGCCCACCCAGGAGATCGCCGGTGCCGTGGGGCAGATTCATCGCTGGGAACTGGTGTCGCTGGGCCTGATGCTTCTGGTGGTGGTGGTTGCTGCGGCCGCCTTGATCGGAATCCAACTCCGTTTTTCCAGACGGCTGGAGAAACTGGTCGCGGCCCGCACCCAGGCACTGAAACGATCGGAGGAGAAGTATCGCCTGCTCATCGAAAGCGCCGAAGATTTTATTTTCACCCTTGACGACAAAGCGCGTCTCAACGCCGTGAACAGCTATACGGCCCATTTTTTCGGGAGCGATGCCGATGATCTCATTGGCCGTTCGCTGGCCGATCTTCTGTCCGAGGATGTGGCCCGGCGCAACATCAAGGCCGTCAAACAGGTTTACGCCACCCGGCGCAGTGTCCGGGAAGAGATCGAAATCCGTTCGGTGGATCCGGCGGTGTGGCTTAACGCCAATTACATGCCGTTGAAGAATGAGGCGGGAGAAATTACCACGGTGCTTTGTATCGCCCGGGATATTACGGAAAGCAAAACCCTTCAGCACCGCCTGGTGACCACCGAAAAGCTGGCCGCGCTGGGAACGCTGGCCGCCGGCGTGGCCCATGAGATCAACAACCCCCTGGGTGTCATTTTGGGATTTTGCGACCTGCTGGTACGCAAGCAACCGCCAGAAAGCCAGGCCTATCAGGACCTGAAAATAATCGAGCGCCAGGGGCTGCACTGCAAGGAGATCGTGGACAATCTGCTCAGTTTTGCCAGGGACCGCAAGATATCCGAAGAGTCAACGGACCTCAACCAATGCCTGGAAGAGATCATCAAGGTCGCCCGGCACAGCATCGAACGGCAGGGCGTTACCGTCACCGTCAGCATTGCCAGGGGCATGCCTCCGGTGTGTGGGGACTGTCGCCAGCTTCAGCAGGTTTTTCTCAATTTGATGAATAACGCCGTGGGTGCCATGCCCGATGGGGGCGAACTGGCCATTGATGCATTTTTCGAAAAACCATCCCGGCATGCCGCGGTGAAGGTGTCGGACACCGGCTGTGGCATCCCCGAGGCGGACATGGATCGGATTTACGAGCCTTTTTTCACGACCAAACCCGAGGGCCAGGGAACCGGATTGGGCTTAAGCGTCATTTTGCGGTTGGATTTTCCATTATTTTCAACACGCGACGTGCGGAGCGCGGCTTCTGGCTGCCTTGATGATGCGTTGATTCATATTTTCCGTTCTTACAACATGGCGATCAGCGGAAGATAA
- a CDS encoding response regulator, which yields MEKAPMKNPPRQRRILLADDEARFVTQMARLLEARNFQVMTAGNGRDALALIETHPFDAVVLDIRMPVMDGMAALEKIKAKTPSPAVIMLTGHASLDTGIEALRRGAFDYLMKPCGIEDLVAKLDVACRVEQIRRRPILWPRSLAGELILEAFRRIMDSDPLLEAFSILNHRLPRMAGETLFIVDHGDRLVGHLSKQEILGCVTGGAAPPATTWEQLSANPQWLPDRSVGEVMKRDTVAVDPHVPLKTVAQIMIDNTYQTLPVIDNDRRVLGVIRFKDVLVYLENADAQGDEPIEESD from the coding sequence ATGGAAAAGGCTCCGATGAAGAATCCTCCCCGCCAGCGGCGGATATTGCTGGCGGACGATGAAGCGCGGTTTGTCACCCAGATGGCCCGGCTGCTTGAAGCGCGCAATTTCCAGGTGATGACGGCCGGTAACGGGCGCGACGCCCTTGCCCTCATCGAGACCCACCCCTTTGACGCGGTGGTGCTGGATATTCGCATGCCGGTGATGGACGGGATGGCGGCGCTGGAGAAAATCAAGGCAAAAACACCGTCACCGGCGGTGATCATGCTGACCGGTCACGCATCGTTGGACACGGGAATCGAAGCGCTCCGCCGGGGCGCCTTCGATTACCTGATGAAACCCTGTGGCATCGAGGACCTGGTGGCCAAATTGGATGTGGCCTGCCGGGTGGAACAAATTCGGCGCCGGCCCATCCTCTGGCCCCGCTCCCTGGCCGGCGAACTGATTCTGGAAGCGTTCCGGCGCATCATGGATAGCGATCCCCTGCTGGAGGCCTTTTCGATTCTCAATCACCGTTTGCCCCGGATGGCCGGTGAAACCCTGTTTATCGTCGATCATGGCGATCGTCTTGTCGGCCATTTGAGCAAACAGGAAATTCTTGGCTGTGTCACCGGTGGGGCCGCACCGCCGGCAACGACATGGGAGCAGTTGTCGGCCAATCCCCAGTGGCTGCCGGACCGCTCGGTCGGCGAGGTGATGAAACGGGATACGGTCGCCGTCGATCCTCATGTGCCGCTGAAAACAGTGGCCCAGATCATGATCGACAATACCTATCAGACCTTGCCGGTGATTGACAACGATCGGCGGGTGCTCGGCGTGATCCGGTTCAAGGATGTTCTGGTGTACCTGGAAAATGCCGATGCCCAGGGCGATGAACCCATTGAGGAAAGCGATTAA
- a CDS encoding sigma-54-dependent transcriptional regulator, which translates to MSGCIVVVDDERDMLLLLDRIISEESDYRVETFDDPQKALERVQLGGVDLVITDLKMPKMDGISLLEKIQSVDPSVSLVVITAFGTIETAVEATRKGACDFITKPFRRERILVTIENVMNFQSITRENNALREALGKSNGFAQLLGTTPVMRGIFDRIRQVAPTQGTVLITGPSGTGKELVAKALHTHSRRKKSRFVTLNCTAIPENVLESELFGHVKGAFTGAWKDKRGLVEDAHEGTLFLDEIGDLPPILQTKLLRLLQEGEYRPVGGNTTRKADLRFIAATNRLLKEEIARGRFREDLYYRLNVINFELPPLSERRGDIPLLSHHFLKKYATVNGKTITSICPLAMQRLMALDYPGNVRELENIIERGVIFCQTETLATQDLFLDNEPPDVPGNDSRSWRHLPFKEAKDQMIASFHRQYIDALLRDNNGNVSRAAQKAGIQRQYLHRLMKESGIVTDDYKGPNELE; encoded by the coding sequence ATGAGTGGTTGCATAGTGGTGGTGGACGATGAACGGGACATGCTGCTGCTGCTCGATCGCATCATTTCGGAAGAATCCGACTACCGGGTGGAGACGTTCGACGATCCTCAGAAGGCGTTGGAACGGGTACAATTGGGTGGTGTCGACCTGGTGATTACCGATCTGAAGATGCCGAAAATGGACGGCATCAGCCTTCTGGAAAAAATCCAGTCAGTGGACCCGTCCGTTTCGTTGGTGGTGATCACCGCCTTCGGCACCATTGAAACGGCGGTGGAGGCGACCCGCAAGGGGGCCTGCGACTTCATCACCAAACCGTTTCGGCGGGAACGGATCCTGGTGACCATCGAAAACGTGATGAACTTCCAGTCCATCACGCGGGAGAACAACGCCCTGCGGGAGGCGCTGGGCAAATCCAATGGGTTTGCCCAACTGCTGGGGACCACGCCGGTGATGCGCGGTATTTTCGACCGCATTCGCCAGGTGGCCCCGACCCAGGGCACCGTTTTGATTACCGGCCCCAGCGGTACGGGAAAGGAGCTGGTCGCCAAGGCGCTGCACACCCACAGCCGCCGGAAGAAAAGCCGCTTCGTCACCCTCAACTGCACCGCCATTCCCGAAAATGTGCTGGAAAGCGAGCTGTTCGGCCATGTGAAAGGGGCGTTTACCGGTGCCTGGAAGGACAAGCGCGGGCTGGTGGAAGACGCCCACGAGGGCACCCTTTTCCTTGACGAAATCGGCGATTTGCCCCCCATCCTGCAGACCAAGCTGCTTCGTTTGCTTCAGGAGGGCGAGTACCGGCCTGTGGGCGGCAACACGACCCGCAAGGCCGACCTGCGGTTCATCGCGGCCACCAACCGCCTGCTCAAGGAGGAAATTGCCCGCGGGCGTTTCCGCGAAGATCTGTATTACCGCCTCAATGTGATCAATTTCGAGCTTCCGCCCCTGTCGGAACGGCGTGGGGATATCCCCCTGCTCAGTCATCATTTCCTGAAAAAATACGCCACGGTGAACGGCAAAACGATTACTTCCATTTGCCCGCTGGCCATGCAACGGCTCATGGCCCTGGATTATCCGGGCAATGTCCGTGAGCTGGAAAACATCATTGAACGGGGGGTGATTTTCTGCCAAACGGAAACGCTGGCGACCCAAGACCTGTTCCTCGACAATGAACCCCCCGATGTGCCTGGGAACGATTCCCGGTCATGGCGTCATCTGCCTTTCAAGGAGGCCAAGGACCAGATGATCGCCAGCTTTCACCGGCAGTATATCGACGCCCTGTTGCGGGATAACAACGGCAACGTGAGCCGGGCCGCGCAGAAGGCGGGTATCCAGCGGCAGTACCTGCACCGCCTCATGAAGGAGTCGGGTATTGTGACGGATGATTACAAGGGGCCCAATGAGTTGGAATAG
- a CDS encoding histone deacetylase: protein MIKREHIQLALDAIHHVDRESGYGLQALFDDQRIRIAPDSGGQTEDSEGKGFLYYFEGERVDVPKTAFVADGIATLEQSLVFKWGELREKQLRVGTWISGNIHQLAGDIRRAGAELQVDYELQRLKNRPANLEASVALPAAQSPGPHFSGHLVAGMPAQFVPLPLTRQMLLQVAGQRFEFFSVRFLLDSWADGSFPFIYACIAGGQLLGLVKLQRHRHAINDRFEIKYIARRAPQYDDTETSARGVGTFMLAGVWMLWHTFAPDVRHIFLDGEVGARKFYLDAGFTEQRLCRYVLETPAGYLLATIADMADDPRAPAGTVKDRLESLIRTSIKELGRARRGRRNPEPLLAFIKRCLVCRHQPYPATTALALLLKNQTRIAEATALIDMATRTGKVRISGETPNSQTTILVVDDPRFGLHLKNVFHLESPRRFDAFCRALAHPSIAGRWHSMMVEPADREQLLWVHAADYIARLEKTAGRQLVTLDMDTQTTEHSWEVACLAVGGVFRLMDGICSGRASRGVAAVRPPGHHAEPDQAMGFCLLNNAALAARYLQKMHGLKRVMIIDLDAHHGNGTQTAFYDDASVLYLSTHGYPAYPGTGSLGEIGQGPGKGFTVNIPMDKGAGDRAFEAVFRRIVDPLTHAFGPEFIVVSLGFDLYLHDRLGGMKVTPEGYGMLTRMLLRMATRVCGGRIAFILEGGYSVKGIEVCGLRFLQELCNTDPDAGTEEERRNPRSAFVPAVIAKVISVQKPFWPQLF, encoded by the coding sequence ATGATCAAACGCGAGCATATCCAACTGGCCCTCGATGCCATTCATCACGTTGACCGGGAATCGGGATACGGGCTCCAGGCCCTTTTCGACGACCAGCGCATCCGTATCGCCCCCGATTCCGGCGGCCAGACGGAAGACTCGGAGGGGAAAGGGTTTCTCTACTATTTCGAGGGGGAACGCGTTGACGTTCCCAAAACCGCTTTTGTGGCCGACGGTATCGCCACCCTCGAACAGTCCCTGGTTTTCAAGTGGGGTGAACTTCGCGAAAAGCAGCTTCGGGTGGGCACCTGGATTTCCGGAAATATTCACCAGCTGGCCGGTGATATTCGGCGGGCCGGTGCCGAGCTGCAGGTGGATTATGAACTGCAACGCCTGAAAAACCGGCCGGCCAACCTGGAGGCATCCGTGGCCTTGCCCGCGGCCCAATCGCCGGGCCCCCATTTTTCCGGCCATCTGGTGGCCGGGATGCCGGCCCAATTCGTTCCTTTGCCCCTCACCCGGCAGATGCTTCTGCAAGTGGCCGGACAGCGCTTCGAATTCTTCAGCGTCCGTTTCCTGCTCGACAGCTGGGCCGACGGCTCCTTTCCATTTATTTATGCGTGTATCGCTGGTGGGCAGCTGCTGGGCCTGGTCAAGCTCCAACGCCATCGGCACGCGATCAACGACCGTTTTGAAATCAAGTATATCGCCCGGCGGGCGCCGCAGTACGACGACACCGAAACCTCGGCCAGGGGCGTCGGCACATTCATGCTGGCCGGCGTCTGGATGCTGTGGCACACGTTTGCCCCCGACGTGCGCCATATCTTCCTGGACGGTGAGGTGGGGGCCCGAAAATTCTATCTGGACGCCGGGTTCACGGAGCAGCGCCTGTGCCGCTATGTCCTGGAAACCCCTGCCGGCTACCTGTTGGCGACGATTGCCGACATGGCCGATGATCCACGGGCGCCCGCCGGAACGGTCAAGGACCGGCTGGAGTCGCTCATCCGTACGTCCATCAAGGAACTCGGCCGGGCTCGCCGGGGGCGGCGGAACCCCGAGCCGCTCCTGGCGTTTATCAAACGCTGTCTGGTCTGCCGGCACCAGCCCTATCCGGCAACCACCGCCCTGGCCCTGCTGCTCAAAAACCAGACGCGCATCGCCGAAGCCACGGCCCTGATCGATATGGCCACCCGCACGGGCAAGGTGCGGATCAGCGGCGAAACGCCGAATTCGCAGACCACCATCCTGGTGGTGGACGACCCGCGATTTGGCCTGCACCTGAAAAATGTGTTTCACCTGGAAAGTCCCCGGCGCTTCGACGCCTTTTGCCGCGCCCTGGCCCACCCGAGCATTGCCGGCCGGTGGCATTCCATGATGGTCGAGCCGGCCGACCGTGAACAGTTGCTGTGGGTACACGCGGCCGACTACATTGCCCGGCTGGAAAAAACCGCGGGCCGCCAGCTGGTCACCCTGGACATGGATACCCAGACCACGGAGCACTCCTGGGAGGTGGCCTGCCTGGCAGTCGGCGGCGTGTTTCGGTTGATGGACGGCATCTGCAGCGGCCGGGCCAGCCGGGGTGTGGCCGCCGTGCGTCCCCCCGGGCACCACGCCGAGCCGGATCAGGCCATGGGCTTCTGCCTGCTCAACAACGCGGCCCTGGCCGCCCGCTACCTGCAGAAGATGCACGGCCTCAAACGCGTCATGATCATCGATCTGGACGCCCATCATGGAAACGGCACCCAAACCGCTTTTTATGACGACGCTTCGGTACTGTACCTCTCCACCCACGGTTATCCGGCGTATCCGGGTACCGGCAGCCTCGGTGAGATCGGCCAGGGGCCTGGAAAAGGCTTTACCGTAAACATTCCTATGGACAAAGGGGCCGGCGACAGGGCCTTTGAAGCTGTTTTCCGGCGGATCGTCGATCCGCTGACCCACGCATTCGGGCCTGAATTCATCGTGGTGTCACTGGGCTTCGATCTCTACCTGCACGATCGGCTGGGGGGGATGAAGGTAACCCCGGAAGGCTATGGGATGCTTACCCGCATGCTGCTCCGCATGGCCACACGGGTGTGCGGCGGACGAATCGCCTTTATTCTCGAAGGCGGCTACAGTGTCAAGGGTATCGAGGTGTGCGGGTTGCGTTTTCTCCAAGAACTCTGCAACACCGATCCGGATGCCGGGACAGAAGAAGAGCGGCGAAACCCGAGGTCAGCCTTCGTTCCCGCCGTCATCGCCAAGGTGATCAGCGTCCAGAAGCCGTTCTGGCCGCAACTTTTCTGA
- a CDS encoding sulfite exporter TauE/SafE family protein: protein MENTTNQKLAGWEVARDLEGKKKTVWERMIPEWRQMRAALGGVGVFFLVFLLGCWLAGNPFEPTVRIQSPYSVAHGLQGNTWHIVWSVVLLAAFFEFMDASAGMGFGTALTPILLVLGFDPKQIVPVVMIQQGVAGLVGAFLHREFENVEWKFKPMSETVKLWFIIGVVGCLAVTVSIVGIYKILHVDKVWIKLYVAALLLVMGGASLFQGRKERPYRPKRMIGFAALAGFNKGVGGGGYGPVVTIGGLLAGVPVKSMLAVTAICEGTVSTFSIIVWLALLTSGVQIDYLLLPSFMIATMFSAIAAPYMTRVFPEKLWKIVVPAYCLVVAAICFWKIAPGVIAKLSGG from the coding sequence ATGGAAAATACAACCAACCAAAAGTTGGCTGGGTGGGAGGTCGCAAGAGATCTCGAAGGCAAGAAGAAAACCGTTTGGGAGCGCATGATTCCCGAGTGGCGTCAGATGAGGGCGGCCCTGGGCGGCGTGGGTGTCTTTTTCCTCGTTTTCCTGCTGGGCTGCTGGCTGGCGGGCAATCCATTCGAACCCACGGTGAGGATTCAGTCCCCTTATTCGGTTGCCCACGGTCTTCAGGGCAATACCTGGCACATCGTGTGGAGTGTGGTTCTCCTGGCCGCCTTTTTCGAGTTCATGGACGCGTCGGCCGGCATGGGGTTCGGCACCGCCCTGACACCGATCCTGCTGGTGCTGGGATTTGATCCCAAACAGATCGTGCCGGTGGTCATGATCCAGCAAGGCGTCGCGGGCCTGGTGGGCGCCTTTTTGCACCGGGAATTCGAAAATGTGGAGTGGAAATTCAAACCCATGTCCGAGACGGTCAAGCTATGGTTCATTATCGGGGTGGTGGGCTGCCTTGCTGTAACGGTCTCCATTGTCGGCATCTATAAGATCCTTCATGTCGACAAGGTCTGGATCAAGCTTTACGTGGCCGCCCTGCTGCTGGTCATGGGGGGGGCTTCTCTCTTTCAGGGCCGCAAGGAGAGACCCTACCGGCCCAAACGCATGATCGGGTTCGCCGCCCTGGCCGGATTCAACAAAGGCGTGGGTGGTGGCGGCTATGGACCGGTGGTGACCATCGGCGGCCTGCTGGCAGGCGTTCCGGTGAAAAGCATGCTGGCCGTGACGGCCATCTGCGAAGGCACGGTGAGCACCTTCTCGATCATTGTCTGGCTGGCCCTTTTGACCAGTGGCGTGCAGATCGACTATCTGTTGCTGCCGTCGTTCATGATCGCCACCATGTTCTCGGCCATCGCAGCGCCCTACATGACCCGGGTGTTTCCGGAAAAGTTGTGGAAGATCGTGGTTCCCGCCTACTGCCTGGTGGTTGCCGCCATCTGTTTCTGGAAGATCGCCCCGGGCGTCATTGCCAAACTGTCCGGCGGATGA
- a CDS encoding ATP-binding protein — protein MKNDDPHFRTLWYRVLAALLGAAFIPLVTIGGIFSIYAVSIFKTRTLEMLVRDATLRQWHLDRFLQDRILELGWVARVPSAILTDQERFDAYARDLIRERPWMNDLAIFDLDGNQLAYTGHYARQTGNYSGREWFRKARDAGSCISDMELGNRQLPHISIAVRGQGRLQDLIIRASVDSKQIHRQMNPEQKAFFSANVFLVNQNGRYQIPPPSGGQIMGPSDIGAQDRFDGIRTRTDGDTILMTTWLQAAPWILAVHYEKDAVYAPAVEMRLLSLWALLIGGFLIVCFVLLTADALVSRLEATRQRIGHLNRQLRRSSFMTSAMELGTGLLREIIDRLSSITVAAQWLETHLADNLTPPVNEDIRQISESATVGRERLNQFLSIFDQQTSMITAVNLESVVKTLLTWLQQELTLRCIRVEWEVENDLPEIRSDEVKLRHAIQNLLINAIHAVNQHGVIQITLTRENKGVAMTIADNGPGIPEAEREKIFEPLYTTKSDGTGLGLPVARDVIQALGGSLILLQTTSAGTAFRLFLPCDLGASPVVAGATDANAET, from the coding sequence ATGAAAAACGACGATCCGCATTTTCGGACCTTGTGGTATCGGGTCCTGGCCGCACTCCTGGGGGCGGCATTCATTCCGCTGGTGACCATTGGCGGTATTTTCTCCATTTATGCGGTCTCCATCTTCAAAACCAGAACCCTTGAAATGCTGGTTCGGGATGCCACCCTGAGACAGTGGCATCTTGACCGGTTCCTGCAAGACCGCATTCTGGAACTTGGATGGGTGGCCCGCGTCCCTTCCGCCATTCTCACCGACCAGGAGCGTTTCGATGCCTACGCCCGGGACCTGATCCGCGAGCGGCCCTGGATGAACGATCTGGCCATTTTCGACCTGGATGGCAACCAGCTGGCCTATACGGGCCATTATGCCCGGCAGACCGGCAACTACAGCGGGCGCGAGTGGTTCCGCAAGGCGCGGGACGCAGGAAGCTGCATCAGTGACATGGAACTGGGGAATCGGCAGCTTCCGCACATCAGTATTGCCGTCCGCGGCCAGGGACGTCTCCAGGACCTGATCATCCGGGCCAGCGTCGATTCAAAGCAGATCCACCGGCAAATGAATCCGGAGCAAAAGGCCTTTTTCTCAGCGAATGTTTTTTTGGTCAATCAGAATGGCCGGTACCAGATTCCTCCGCCGTCCGGTGGACAGATCATGGGGCCTTCGGACATCGGTGCCCAGGATCGGTTTGACGGGATCCGGACGCGCACGGACGGCGACACGATCCTCATGACCACCTGGCTTCAGGCGGCACCGTGGATACTGGCGGTGCACTATGAAAAGGACGCCGTGTATGCGCCGGCCGTCGAAATGCGGCTTCTGTCGCTTTGGGCGCTCTTGATCGGCGGCTTTTTGATTGTCTGCTTCGTTCTGCTCACGGCCGACGCCCTGGTCAGCCGACTGGAGGCCACCCGACAGCGGATCGGGCATCTGAACCGGCAGCTTCGCCGGAGCAGCTTCATGACCTCGGCCATGGAACTGGGAACCGGACTGCTTCGGGAAATCATCGATCGACTGTCCAGCATCACGGTGGCGGCCCAGTGGCTGGAAACCCATCTGGCGGACAACCTGACACCGCCGGTGAACGAGGACATCCGGCAGATCAGCGAATCGGCAACCGTGGGCCGGGAGCGTCTCAACCAGTTTCTCTCCATTTTTGACCAGCAGACGTCCATGATCACCGCCGTGAATCTTGAAAGCGTTGTCAAAACACTGCTCACCTGGTTACAACAGGAACTGACCCTTCGATGTATCCGTGTGGAATGGGAGGTGGAAAACGATCTTCCCGAAATCCGGTCCGACGAGGTAAAATTGCGGCATGCCATTCAGAACCTGCTGATCAATGCGATCCATGCAGTGAATCAACATGGCGTGATTCAAATTACCTTGACCCGTGAGAACAAGGGCGTGGCCATGACCATTGCCGACAACGGTCCCGGAATTCCGGAGGCGGAGCGGGAGAAGATCTTCGAGCCGCTTTATACCACCAAGTCCGACGGCACCGGTCTGGGATTGCCTGTTGCCCGGGATGTCATCCAGGCCCTGGGCGGTTCGCTAATTTTGCTGCAAACCACATCTGCCGGCACCGCCTTCAGGCTTTTCCTGCCCTGTGATCTGGGCGCGTCACCGGTGGTGGCCGGCGCAACGGATGCGAACGCTGAAACATGA